A single genomic interval of Gossypium raimondii isolate GPD5lz chromosome 11, ASM2569854v1, whole genome shotgun sequence harbors:
- the LOC105804180 gene encoding protein MIZU-KUSSEI 1, translated as MSCPTVGATTHITNGVTSVDCQKQVRSWRLLRSLMELLIPSCYCAFIDKHHEIKHQNYLHRYYQPPVCTSSGVITGTIFGYRRGKASFCIQQNTKSNNPILLLEFAVPTAVLAREMQGGILRIALDCTSKGNSSGNPDSVLSMPLWTMYCNGKKVGYAVKRKPSKADMDALRLMNSVVVGTGLISGKELDHHDDELMYLRANFENLRTSPDSESFHLIDPDGNIGQELSIFFYRSR; from the coding sequence ATGTCCTGCCCAACAGTTGGCGCCACCACCCACATAACAAATGGGGTTACCTCTGTTGACTGCCAGAAACAAGTTCGGTCATGGCGGCTTCTTCGTTCCCTTATGGAACTCCTCATCCCAAGTTGCTACTGCGCCTTCATCGACAAACACCATGAAATCAAACACCAAAATTACCTTCACAGATATTATCAACCTCCTGTCTGTACCTCTTCTGGTGTTATTACAGGTACCATCTTTGGTTACCGCAGGGGAAAAGCCAGCTTTTGTATCCAGCAAAACACCAAGTCCAACAACCCAATTCTCCTCCTAGAATTTGCGGTACCTACAGCAGTTTTGGCAAGGGAAATGCAAGGTGGTATCCTCCGAATTGCTCTGGACTGCACCAGCAAAGGGAATAGTAGTGGAAATCCTGACTCGGTTCTGTCAATGCCATTGTGGACTATGTACTGTAATGGAAAGAAAGTTGGGTATGCAGTTAAGCGGAAGCCATCGAAAGCTGATATGGATGCTTTAAGGCTAATGAATTCAGTTGTTGTTGGCACGGGATTGATCAGTGGAAAGGAGCTTGATCATCATGACGATGAACTAATGTACCTGAGGGCTAACTTTGAAAACCTTCGTACTTCTCCTGATTCTGAATCTTTCCATTTGATTGATCCCGACGGAAACATTGGTCAAGAGCTTAGCATTTTCTTTTACCGGTCAAGGTGA